TGATTTTTCTGACACCTCTTGGAAAAGAAAAAAGAGATCTTTCTAAAAAAACAGTCTTAAAATTTAATGAAACCATACGTCAACATGTTTCAGAAGAAAAACTGAATCATTTTATGGAAGTTGCCGAAACTATAAATGAATTAATTCAAGAAAAAAACATATTCAATCACACGAGCGCCAGCGAACCGGCAGACCAAACAGAAAACAGTACTGAAGACATCGCCTAGATTTAAAATCATTTAAAAAAATAGCGGTCTCTAATCCAATAAAAAAACAAATATTAACTAAGTATGAAACGCACAATTAAAAAAGTTGCAGTAATCGGATCCGGAATTATGGGTTCAGGCATTGCTTGCCATTTTGCCAATATTGGAGTGGAAGTTTTACTCTTGGATATTGCCCCCAGAGAACTCACCGAGGCCGAAGCCAAAAAAGGACTTACACTGGAAAGTAAAATTGTAAGAAACCGTTTGGTCAATGAACATTTGGCTAATTCCCTGAAATCGAAACCCTCCCCTATTTACAATCAAAAATTTGCAAATAGAATTACAACCGGAAATACCACCGATGACATGGCAAAAATTGCTACTGTTGATTGGATTATTGAGGTTGTGGTGGAGCGTTTAGATATTAAAAAATTAGTTTTTGAACAAATCGAAAAATTCAGAAAACCGGGAACTTTAGTTACCTCTAACACTTCCGGAATTCCAATTCACTTTATGAGTGAAGGAAGAAGCGACGATTTTCAAAAGCATTTTTGCGGGACACACTTTTTTAACCCTGCGCGTTATTTAAAATTATTCGAAATCATTCCTGGTCCACAAACTTCTACAGAGGTTTTAGATTTCCTAACTGATTATGGTTCAAAATTCTTAGGAAAAACTTCGGTCGTGGCCAAAGATACTCCAGCATTTATTGGGAACCGAATCGGGATTTACGGAATTCAGAGTTTATTTCATTTGGTAAAAGAATTGGGTTTAACGATTGAAGAAGTGGATAAATTGACTGGTCCAGTTATTGGAAGACCAAAATCAGCTACTTTCAGAACAGTTGATGTTGTTGGATTGGATACTTTGGTACACGTTGCCAACGGAATCTACGAAAACTGCCCAAATGACGAGCAACACGACTTGTTCAAACTACCGGATTTTGTCAACAAAATGATGGAAAACAAATGGTTGGGTAGTAAAACAGGCCAAGGTTTTTATAAAAAAGTAGACAAAGATATTTTGTCTTTGGATTTAGATACGTTAGAATACCGTCCGGCTAAAAGAGCTTCTTTCGCCACTTTAGAATTGACCAAAACCATTGATAAACCGATTAATCGTTTCAAAGTTTTGGTAAAAGGAAAAGACAAAGCGGGAGAGTTTTACCGAAAAAGTTTTGCGGGAATGTTCGCTTATGTTTCCAACAGAATTCCAGAAATCTCAGACGAATTATATAAAATTGACGATGCAATGAAAGCCGGTTTCGGATGGGAAAATGGTCCATTCGAAATTTGGGATGCCATTGGTGTCGAAAAAGGAATTGAAATCATGAAAGCAGAAGGTCTTGAACCAGCTGCTTGGGTTACTGAAATGTTAGCTTCGGGAAGTTCTAGTTTTTATTCTATTAAAGAAGGTGCTACTTATTTCTACAATATCCCTACAAAATCACAAACTAAAGTTCCTGGTCAGGATGCCTTTATTATCCTGAACAACATTCGCGAAAGCAAAAAAGTGTGGAGCAATAGCGGTGCGATTATACAAGACTTAGGAGACGGAATTTTGAATTTAGAATTCCAATCTAAAATGAATACGATTGGTGGAGATGTTTTACAAGCTATCAACAAAGCGATTGATTTATCCGAGGCAGCATACCAAGGATTAGTTATTGGAAATCAAGCAGCTAACTTCTCTGTTGGAGCTAATATCGGAATGATTTTCATGATGGCAGTCGAGCAAGAATACGATGAGTTGAATATGGCTATCAAAATGTTCCAGGACACGATGATGCGCGTACGTTACTCCGGAATTCCGGTTGTAGTTGCACCTCACGGAATGACTTTTGGCGGTGGATGCGAAATGAGTTTACATGCCGATAAAGTAGTTGCTGCAGCGGAAACCTACATGGGATTAGTGGAATTTGGTGTTGGTGTAATTCCAGGTGGTGGCGGATCGAAAGAAATGACCTTACGTGCCTCCGATTTATTCCACAAAAATGATGTAGAATTGAATGTACTTCAAGAATATTTCTTGACAATTGCTATGGCAAAAGTGTCTACTTCAGGACATGAAGCCTTTGATACAGGACTTTTACAACACGGAAAAGATATTATTGTCGTGAACAAAGACCGTCAGATTGCTGAAGCGAAGAAACATGCTTTACTGATGGCCGAAGCCGGTTACACCCAACCAATTCGCAGAAGCGATGTGAAAGTTCTTGGAAAACAAGCTTTAGGAATGTTCTTAGTAGGAACTGACCAAATGCAAGCCGGAAAATACATCTCGGAACACGACAAAAAAATCGCTAACAAACTAGCATATGTTATGGCTGGTGGTGATTTATCTGAACCAACATTAGTAACGGAACAATATTTATTGGATCTAGAACGTGAAGCTTTCTTGTCATTGTGTACAGAAAGAAAAACATTGGAGAGAATCCAATTTATGTTAACCAAAGGGAAACCTCTAAGAAACTAAAAAAAATGAAAACAGCCTATATAGTTAAAGCATACAGAACAGCCGTGGGAAAAGCCCCAAAAGGCGTGTTTAGATTCAAACGCCCTGATGAGTTGGCAGCAGAAACCATTCAATTTATGATGAATGAGTTGCCTGATTTTGACAAAACGCGTATTGATGATGTGATGGTAGGAAACGCAATGCCAGAAGCAGAACAAGGTCTGAATGTAGGGCGATTAATTTCCTTAATGGGATTAAAAGTTGAAGATGTTCCAGGTGTAACTGTAAACCGTTATTGCGCGTCAGGATTAGAAACTATCGGCATGGCTACTGCCAAAATCCAGTCGGGAATGGCTGATTGTATTATAGCCGGTGGCGCTGAAAGCATGAGTTTTATTCCGATGGGAGGCTACAAACCAACTCCGGATTATGCTGTTGCAAAAGCGGGTAACGAAGATTACTATTGGGGAATGGGACTTACTGCAGAAGCCGTTGCCAAACAATATAAAGTATCCCGAGAAGATCAAGATGAGTTTGCGTATCAATCGCATATGAAAGCCTTAAAAGCACAAGCCGAAGGCAAATTTGACAAACAAATTGTGCCCATTACTATCGAACAAACATTCGTCAATGAAAATGGTAAAAAAGAAACTAAATCGTATATCGTAAACAAAGATGAAGGACCAAGAGCCGGAACTTCTGTAGCAGCATTGGCCGGTTTAAGACCTGTTTTTGCCGCCGACGGAAGTGTAACGGCAGGAAATTCTTCCCAAATGAGTGATGGAGCTGCTTTCGTTTTGATTATGAGCGAAGCAATGGTAAAAGAGTTAAATCTGGAACCAATAGCCCGTTTGATCAACTTCGCTTCGGCTGGAGTAGAGCCCCGAATTATGGGAATTGGACCAGTAAAAGCAATTCCAAAAGCCTTAAAACAAGCAGGATTGCAATTAAAAGATATTGATTTAGTCGAATTGAATGAAGCATTTGCCTCTCAATCTTTGGCTGTGATCAGGGAATTAGGACTGAATCCGGATATCGTGAATGTGAATGGTGGAGCCATTGCATTAGGTCATCCGCTGGGTTGTACCGGAGCTAAACTTTCTGTTCAACTGTTCGACGAAATGAAACGCAGAGGAAATAAATACGGAATTGTAAGTATGTGTGTGGGAACCGGACAAGGAAGTGCAGGAATTTATGAGGTACTTTAAATTTTGAGATGTGAAAAGTGAAGAGTGAGATGTGAAGAGTGAGAAGTGAAGAGTGAAAAGTGAGATGTGAAAATGAATAGATGTTCCGTTTCTAAGCCATCAAATATTGCAGAAAGTTCAAATAGAGAGGATTAATATTTTTTAGTATTATATGAATATCTATTTATGCCCCTCATTCGAATTACAAACTCAATTGTTAATTGCTTGTCAAAATGATTACTTATCCAAAGAAAAAACAAACGAAATAGAAAATAAAATAATTGAATTTCAAAAGATGACAATAGGATTCATAAGTAAGTTAGACCATAATCTTTCTTCTTGATTCTTTTTCTCTTTTATCTAAAAAACAAAGTCATGAGCGACAAAACAAGAGGTGGTCAATTCATCGTAAAAGAAACAAAATGTGAAGATGTCTTCACACCAGAAGATTTCAATGAAGAGCAGTTAATGATGCGTGACTCTGTAAAGGAGTTTGTAGACAAAGAATTATGGGCACACAAAGATCGATTTGAAAAGAAAGATTATGCCTATACAGAAGAAACTATGCGTAAAGCTGGAGAGTTGGGACTTTTAGGAGTTGCTGTTCCAGAAGCTTATGGTGGACTTGGTATGGGATTCGTTTCGACCATGTTGGTTTGTGATTATATTTCGGGAGCAACGGGTTCATTCTCAACAGCTTTTGGAGCGCATACCGGAATTGGAACCATGCCGATTACTTTATATGGAACAGAGGAACAAAAACAAAAATATGTTCCAAAATTAGCTTCAGGCGAATGGTTTGGTGCGTATTGTTTGACCGAACCAGGCGCAGGATCTGATGCTAACTCTGGAAAAACAAAAGCCGTTTTATCTGAAGATGGAACACATTACAAAATTACAGGACAAAAAATGTGGATTTCGAATGCCGGATTTTGTTCTTTGTTTATCGTTTTTGCCCGTATTGGTGATGATAAAAACATTACCGGTTTTATTTTAGAAAACACTCCAGATAATGGAATTTCGATGGGTGAAGAAGAGCACAAATTAGGAATTCGAGCTTCCTCAACACGTCAGGTTTTCTTTAACGACACTAAAGTTCCGGTCGAAAACATGCTTTCCGAAAGAGGAAACGGTTTCAAAATTGCTATGAACGCTTTGAATGTCGGACGTATCAAATTGGCTGCTGCCTGCTTAGATGCGCAACGAAGAGTTACTACCGGAGGTATCAAATATGCCAATGAAAGAATTCAATTTAACACCGCTATTTCTCAGTTTGGGGCAATCCGTTATAAATTAGCCGAGATGGCCACCAGCTGTTATGCCGGAGAAAGTGCTTCTTACAGAGCCGCAAAAGATATTGAAGACCGAATTATAGCCCGTGAAGCAGAAGGTGCTTCACATCAGGAAGCCGAATTAAAAGGGGTTGAAGAATATGCAATAGAATGTTCCATTCTAAAAGTAGCAGTTTCTGAAGATGTACAGAATTGTTCTGATGAAGGAATCCAGATTTTTGGAGGAATGGGATTCTCCGAAGACACCCCGATGGAAAGTGCTTGGAGAGATGCCCGAATTGCCCGAATTTATGAAGGTACAAATGAAATTAACAGAATGCTTTCGGTTGGAATGTTAATCAAAAAAGCCATGAAAGGACATGTTGATTTATTGGGACCTGCGTCGAAAGTACAAGAAGAATTAATGGGAATTCCATCATTTGACATTCCCGATTATTCTGAATTATTTGCTGAAGAAAAAGAAATGATCAGCAAATTGAAAAAAGCATTCCTGATGGTTGCCGGTGGTGCCGTTCAAAAATACGGTCCTGATTTAGACGGTCACCAACAATTATTGATGGCCGCTTCTGATATTTTGATTGAAATTTATATGGCTGAATCAACTATTTTAAGAACAGAAAAATTAGCTAAAAAAGAAGGCGAAGCAAAAGTACAAGAGCAAATTGCCATGGCTAAATTATACTTATACAAAGCAGTAGATATTGTCACTCAAAAAGGAAAAGAAAGTGTTATTTCTTTTGCTGATGGTGATGAACAACGCATGATGTTGATGGGTTTACGTCGTTTTACAAAATATACGAATATGCCCAACATTGTAGGTTTAAGAGAAATAATCACCACTAAATTAGTAGCCGAAAACCA
This region of Flavobacterium lacustre genomic DNA includes:
- a CDS encoding four helix bundle protein; amino-acid sequence: MNIYLCPSFELQTQLLIACQNDYLSKEKTNEIENKIIEFQKMTIGFISKLDHNLSS
- a CDS encoding acetyl-CoA C-acyltransferase, with translation MKTAYIVKAYRTAVGKAPKGVFRFKRPDELAAETIQFMMNELPDFDKTRIDDVMVGNAMPEAEQGLNVGRLISLMGLKVEDVPGVTVNRYCASGLETIGMATAKIQSGMADCIIAGGAESMSFIPMGGYKPTPDYAVAKAGNEDYYWGMGLTAEAVAKQYKVSREDQDEFAYQSHMKALKAQAEGKFDKQIVPITIEQTFVNENGKKETKSYIVNKDEGPRAGTSVAALAGLRPVFAADGSVTAGNSSQMSDGAAFVLIMSEAMVKELNLEPIARLINFASAGVEPRIMGIGPVKAIPKALKQAGLQLKDIDLVELNEAFASQSLAVIRELGLNPDIVNVNGGAIALGHPLGCTGAKLSVQLFDEMKRRGNKYGIVSMCVGTGQGSAGIYEVL
- a CDS encoding 3-hydroxyacyl-CoA dehydrogenase/enoyl-CoA hydratase family protein — encoded protein: MKRTIKKVAVIGSGIMGSGIACHFANIGVEVLLLDIAPRELTEAEAKKGLTLESKIVRNRLVNEHLANSLKSKPSPIYNQKFANRITTGNTTDDMAKIATVDWIIEVVVERLDIKKLVFEQIEKFRKPGTLVTSNTSGIPIHFMSEGRSDDFQKHFCGTHFFNPARYLKLFEIIPGPQTSTEVLDFLTDYGSKFLGKTSVVAKDTPAFIGNRIGIYGIQSLFHLVKELGLTIEEVDKLTGPVIGRPKSATFRTVDVVGLDTLVHVANGIYENCPNDEQHDLFKLPDFVNKMMENKWLGSKTGQGFYKKVDKDILSLDLDTLEYRPAKRASFATLELTKTIDKPINRFKVLVKGKDKAGEFYRKSFAGMFAYVSNRIPEISDELYKIDDAMKAGFGWENGPFEIWDAIGVEKGIEIMKAEGLEPAAWVTEMLASGSSSFYSIKEGATYFYNIPTKSQTKVPGQDAFIILNNIRESKKVWSNSGAIIQDLGDGILNLEFQSKMNTIGGDVLQAINKAIDLSEAAYQGLVIGNQAANFSVGANIGMIFMMAVEQEYDELNMAIKMFQDTMMRVRYSGIPVVVAPHGMTFGGGCEMSLHADKVVAAAETYMGLVEFGVGVIPGGGGSKEMTLRASDLFHKNDVELNVLQEYFLTIAMAKVSTSGHEAFDTGLLQHGKDIIVVNKDRQIAEAKKHALLMAEAGYTQPIRRSDVKVLGKQALGMFLVGTDQMQAGKYISEHDKKIANKLAYVMAGGDLSEPTLVTEQYLLDLEREAFLSLCTERKTLERIQFMLTKGKPLRN
- a CDS encoding acyl-CoA dehydrogenase family protein, which produces MSDKTRGGQFIVKETKCEDVFTPEDFNEEQLMMRDSVKEFVDKELWAHKDRFEKKDYAYTEETMRKAGELGLLGVAVPEAYGGLGMGFVSTMLVCDYISGATGSFSTAFGAHTGIGTMPITLYGTEEQKQKYVPKLASGEWFGAYCLTEPGAGSDANSGKTKAVLSEDGTHYKITGQKMWISNAGFCSLFIVFARIGDDKNITGFILENTPDNGISMGEEEHKLGIRASSTRQVFFNDTKVPVENMLSERGNGFKIAMNALNVGRIKLAAACLDAQRRVTTGGIKYANERIQFNTAISQFGAIRYKLAEMATSCYAGESASYRAAKDIEDRIIAREAEGASHQEAELKGVEEYAIECSILKVAVSEDVQNCSDEGIQIFGGMGFSEDTPMESAWRDARIARIYEGTNEINRMLSVGMLIKKAMKGHVDLLGPASKVQEELMGIPSFDIPDYSELFAEEKEMISKLKKAFLMVAGGAVQKYGPDLDGHQQLLMAASDILIEIYMAESTILRTEKLAKKEGEAKVQEQIAMAKLYLYKAVDIVTQKGKESVISFADGDEQRMMLMGLRRFTKYTNMPNIVGLREIITTKLVAENQYCF